The following coding sequences are from one Diospyros lotus cultivar Yz01 chromosome 7, ASM1463336v1, whole genome shotgun sequence window:
- the LOC127805911 gene encoding protein SRG1-like, with the protein MPSQFLDEVREVIQEFFKLPGEEKSKYSRAAGESEGYGQDKVVSEKQVLDWCDRLSLRIYPEDQRKPKLWPEKPEDFREKIVEFAANIKSVMVIIFKAMARSLKLEVDSFSKQFGERAIMQGRFILYPPCPTPDQVFGLKAHSDRSGMTILLQDRQVQGLQVLKDDKWLTVPIIPYALFVNLGDQMQIMSNGIFKSPMHRVVTNPKRGKITVAIFNEPEPENEIGPVESLVDEKRPRLYKSVKNYANFNYECFQKGLVALDAPKFNH; encoded by the exons ATGCCTTCACAATTTCTGGACGAGGTGAGGGAAGTCATCCAAGAATTCTTCAAGCTGCCAGGGGAAGAGAAGAGCAAGTACTCTcgggccgccggcgagtctgaAGGCTATGGACAGGACAAAGTCGTCTCGGAGAAGCAGGTTCTCGACTGGTGTGACCGGTTATCCCTCAGGATCTATCCGGAAGATCAGAGGAAACCAAAGCTCTGGCCGGAAAAACCAGAAGATTTTAG AGAGAAAATTGTGGAATTCGCAGCAAATATCAAGTCTGTAATGGTTATTATATTCAAAGCCATGGCAAGGTCACTGAAATTGGAGGTGGATAGCTTCTCAAAGCAGtttggggaaagagcaatcatGCAAGGAAGGTTTATCCTCTACCCACCATGTCCAACACCGGACCAAGTATTTGGGCTTAAAGCTCATTCGGACAGATCAGGGATGACCATTCTGTTGCAAGACAGGCAAGTTCAAGGCCTGCAAGTTCTGAAAGATGATAAATGGCTCACTGTCCCCATAATTCCTTATGCCCTTTTCGTCAACCTTGGTGATCAAATGCAG ATAATGAGTAATGGAATATTCAAGAGCCCAATGCACAGAGTGGTGACAAACCCTAAAAGGGGGAAGATAACAGTTGCTATTTTCAATGAGCCAGAGCCAGAAAATGAGATTGGACCTGTTGAAAGTTTGGTGGATGAGAAAAGACCAAGATTATACAAATCAGTCAAGAATTAtgctaattttaattatgaatgcTTCCAAAAAGGCCTGGTAGCTCTTGATGCGCCAAAATTTAATCACTGA
- the LOC127805715 gene encoding uncharacterized protein LOC127805715 translates to MDLSERDESDSSSSHHSRSANRVTNDGRQEERSGPSENRFDRMERILEGMLTHVTRNEPSRHTTHVLDQYRRQRPPVFRGKAEDDPCMAEYWMEQTEKLLQHLQCSDEDKVNCATFMLEEDAARWWQSAQRALQRTPRQVEQDPRPRQAQPTDEMSVTQYDVKFTQLIRYVPMYEADEWQKAQKFVGGLKVGLQQALSSWTLDTYNEALHRALSTETNLLRVSLIRSDEKKKDPKGGEHKSDGRNSKSNEPCPRCGKVHSGKQCFQGHIRCFSCGEEGHKQNDCPKNKEAPPTGNRMRITCFSCQQPGHYSSECPKRQKVEQMGKANEAQKPRPGRVFYLSKDDDDIYWTKEKGTSS, encoded by the exons ATGGATCTTAGCGAGCGAGATGAAAGTGACAGTAGTAGCAGTCATCATAGCCGTTCTGCGAATCGTGTCACAAACGATGGACGACAAGAGGAGCGATCAGGTCCTAGTGAGAATAGATTTGATCGAATGGAAAGAATCTTAGAAGGCATGCTGACACATGTAACAAGGAATGAGCCATCGAGGCATACAACTCATGTGTTGGATCAGTATCGCCGACAGAGACCCCCGGTGTTCAGGGGAAAAGCAGAAGACGACCCCTGCATGGCGGAATACTGGATGGAGCAAACCGAGAAGCTGCTCCAACATTTGCAGTGCAGTGACGAAGATAAGGTCAACTGTGCTACATTCATGCTTGAGGAAGACGCTGCacgatggtggcaatcagcCCAGCGAGCTTTGCAAAGGACACCTAGGCAAGTGGAACAAGATCCAAGGCCAAGGCAAGCTCAACCT ACTGACGAGATGTCGGTGACCCAATATGACGTAAAGTTTACTCAACTGATCCGGTATGTACCTATGTACGAAGCCGATGAGTGGCAGAAAGCCCAGAAATTTGTGGGTGGATTGAAAGTAGGACTGCAGCAAGCTCTTAGCTCGTGGACTTTGGACACCTACAATGAGGCATTGCATAGAGCCTTATCCACTGAGACTAATTTACTGCGAGTTAGTTTGATTCGATCGgacgagaagaagaaagatccgAAAGGTGGGGAGCATAAATCAGATGGAAGGAACTCCAAAAGCAATGAGCCATGTCCCCGATGCGGCAAGGTACACTCCGGGAAACAATGTTTCCAAGGACATATTCGATGTTTTTCGTGTGGTGAAGAGGGACACAAGCAAAATGATTGTCCTAAGAATAAAGAGGCACCACCGACCGGGAATCGAATGAGGATTACATGTTTTTCGTGTCAACAACCTGGTCACTACTCGAGCGAATGTCCAAAGAGGCAGAAGGTGGAACAAATGGGAAAAGCAAACGAGGCTCAAAAACCTCGCCCTGGACGAGTTTTCTACCTGTCAAAGGATGACGACGATATCTACTGGACAAAAGAGAAAGGTACGTCGAGTTAA